In the genome of Podospora pseudocomata strain CBS 415.72m chromosome 7, whole genome shotgun sequence, the window GACAGCTGGTACCGAacaaaaggaggaagaggaatcGGTGGCCTTCATGTCATTTGAAGAGTGGAAAGAGATGATGCTGCGCAAGTCAGGCCAGGATCccgccaacatcaagaaggcacaaaaacaacaccacggAGATCACCACAAACCCGACCGTGAACCGGGactcaacaacgacaacatgGACAGCCTGGGCAACGATGGGGAAATACTGGACTTTGACGCCCTCACGGAGAAAGTCACCGAGATcacgtcctcctcttctggggATGCTGTGGCTGAAGCCAGCAAAGAGGTACAGGAAGAACAAATCCTCTATGACGATAACAAAACACCATACTACCGGAGTAAGGACGCTGGAAAGACATGCAAGGAGAGGTTCTCGTTCTCATCATTTGATGCGGGTGCTACTATCCTCAAAACAAGCCCTGGTGCTAAGAACGCTAAGGCCATCCTGGTGGAAAACAAGGACACATATATGCTACTCGAGTGCCATCGGAAAAACAAATTTGTCATTGTCGAGCTGAGTGATGATATCCTTGTTGACACAGTCGTCTTGGCGAATTTTGAGTTCTTTTCCAGCATGATTCGAAAGTTCCGGGTCAGCGCCAGTGATCGATACCCCGTGAAGTTGGACAAGTGGGTGGACTTGGGCACCTTTGAGGCTCGAAATGCTCGAGATATTCAGCCTTTTCTGGTTGAGCATCCTCAGATCTACACCAAGTACATCCGTATCGAGTTTCTGAGCCACTATGGAAACGAGTATTATTGCCCAGTCTCACTGCTACGTGTTCATGGAACGAGGATGTTGGATAGTTGGAAAGAGCCCagagaggatgatgagccGGAGCAGATTGAAGGGTCTTCCACTCAGGAGGTTGTTCCCGAGATCCAAGAGCCCCCTTCAGAGCCGACTTCGGTCATGGAGAGTGAGCAGGCCAACGATACAAAGGAGGCTTCTCCAGACACAATAGCCATTGATACAGGCTCGTCTCCCTGGCAACCATACGACAGCCACTTTGTGCTTGAGACCTGCGCAATGCGTTCGACTACGACAAGTGATCCGACACCTGCTTCCGGACCAGACGGTGCCGAAAAACACAGCAACTCAACTTCCAAAGCTGACGCCGGGGCCGAAAAAGCAGTACCAGCagacaaggccaaggagacaCCAAAGGCCGAAAAGATCTTCCCCTCTCCGGTGACAGGAGACACGGCCACTGGTCAAGGCCAACCAAACGCTGCACCCCCAGCGTCCAACCCTCCACCTCAGCCAGATAGCGGTGACAATGCCAACACGGGAAATCAGGATAACCAAAAGAAGCCGCCAAACCGTGCCAGTGACACCTCCCCAgacaccaccccatcccaagGCTCAGCAAAAACCccaggcaaagaaggcgAAAAACCCTCCAACGCAACCCGTAGCAAGACAACTCCCACCTCAGGgcatccctccccctcccccaccgtccAAGAATCATTCTTCAAACAAGTCAACAAGcgcctccaacacctcgaatccaacacctccctctccctccagtACATAGAAGAGCAATCCCGCTTCCTCCAAGAAGTCCTCCGCACCATGGAGCGCAAACAGCTCACCCGGGTGGACTCCTTTCTTAACACCCTCAACCAAACCGTCTTTTCCGAGCTCCGCCACGTCAGAACCCAGTACGACCAAATGTGGCAGTCGACCGTCATCGCCCTGGAAACGCAGAGAGAACAATCCGACCGCCAAATCGtcgccctcaccacccgcctcaaCGTCCTCGCcgatgaggtggtgtttCAAAAGCGCATGGCGATCTTCCAGTCAGTGCTGATATTATCCTGTCTGGTTCTCGTAATCTTCACCAACCGCGGCGGTAGCGACTCATCCTTCCTGCCCCCATCCCTATCCCGTGACCCGTCCTCCGCGGCAGCGGCATATTACCGGCGATACGCAGCAGGGTTCATGTCCAACGGTGCCAGGTCCGaaactgcctccccaccacctatCTCCCCCGTGCCGGGGAGTAGTCATTTTGATTCTATTCACCACAGGATGAACttttccccttcaccaccatccgcctcgtcgtcgtctgctGCTACTCTTGCGGCGTCTGCGCTCCCGAGACAGACTTACTCCCCTACCGGCATTCATAAACGACCTGCTCCTGCTCATAGGGAGAAATCCCTCCCAATGATCCCGCCTTTAACTCCAGAGTCGAGTCGGGAA includes:
- a CDS encoding hypothetical protein (EggNog:ENOG503NUAE; COG:S); translated protein: MRSSPTPWRTSPALGLVLLGLYATAVVSSGSISETPAVTAPSVTTTAIVTTPTAPATAALSVTSPGVCEFKTINYITHTLPQQCLRSAWTSPRPAATAVVESTAAETVTVSITSVVDNATQQEQTAGTEQKEEEESVAFMSFEEWKEMMLRKSGQDPANIKKAQKQHHGDHHKPDREPGLNNDNMDSLGNDGEILDFDALTEKVTEITSSSSGDAVAEASKEVQEEQILYDDNKTPYYRSKDAGKTCKERFSFSSFDAGATILKTSPGAKNAKAILVENKDTYMLLECHRKNKFVIVELSDDILVDTVVLANFEFFSSMIRKFRVSASDRYPVKLDKWVDLGTFEARNARDIQPFLVEHPQIYTKYIRIEFLSHYGNEYYCPVSLLRVHGTRMLDSWKEPREDDEPEQIEGSSTQEVVPEIQEPPSEPTSVMESEQANDTKEASPDTIAIDTGSSPWQPYDSHFVLETCAMRSTTTSDPTPASGPDGAEKHSNSTSKADAGAEKAVPADKAKETPKAEKIFPSPVTGDTATGQGQPNAAPPASNPPPQPDSGDNANTGNQDNQKKPPNRASDTSPDTTPSQGSAKTPGKEGEKPSNATRSKTTPTSGHPSPSPTVQESFFKQVNKRLQHLESNTSLSLQYIEEQSRFLQEVLRTMERKQLTRVDSFLNTLNQTVFSELRHVRTQYDQMWQSTVIALETQREQSDRQIVALTTRLNVLADEVVFQKRMAIFQSVLILSCLVLVIFTNRGGSDSSFLPPSLSRDPSSAAAAYYRRYAAGFMSNGARSETASPPPISPVPGSSHFDSIHHRMNFSPSPPSASSSSAATLAASALPRQTYSPTGIHKRPAPAHREKSLPMIPPLTPESSREGTPAIHISNHGSPPDDQDELGSNNNNKLQPLLEGIREESPSPSPSPSPSPGETATQRRRRQQQLDQPSTSSLLSLSSTDYHEVSSIETNGEDGGKERAPSSPEVEGQESEDEEDDQENVSQDRRGARKPLPALPDGPN